From the genome of Desulfovibrio psychrotolerans, one region includes:
- a CDS encoding methyl-accepting chemotaxis protein has product MRLIWKLSIPQVLVVLVLGLISYLTIHASFSEMKQRYVTDLVDIRFKRIAADVETGAAAATNLAAIFARIPEVLDAYAIAHSGNMDDENSPHSQAAREQLRTALAPMLDSYKEFAGEGMQLHYHLPNGRSLVRLWRDKQTRVKNEWVDISDDLSGFRPTVMDVNRNGRAVQGIEVGSGGFVVRGVVPVRTAQGKHLGSVEMLHNFDAILAAATEEGMNEMVLYMNADLLPVATAMQDTAKFPHVGNFVRATTPRDAEIEQIVTADLLTRGQKERTFAFHGSLALATSPITDYRGAQIGVLVCAVRMNALTALAARADTTLALMLAGMALVPMLILLVGLRMLVTRPLTAIRTKIQDIAEDRADLSEKIVCRQKDEIGDLANWFNTLTTKLASMFDKMEGYVNVLNTVPDPIFVVDENYKMLMANKATLDFLGMKESDLASCRCHEQFDTAVCNTPGCPIDLVKKLGRKAEAEIIELKRDGQSVFIKPSANMLKDSKGNKVGYVEVARVVTDLVHSEREVNDKLERIAKVNAATREAAAQLTGTTGGLTRQFDDVQNALERQQNRLHETVAAMEQMNAAVQQVARSASDAAEQSQSARQQALEGAGIVEQSVSAILQVSEQASAMKVSMHQLGKQAEEIGAVLGVISDIADQTNLLALNAAIEAARAGEAGRGFAVVADEVRKLAEKTMQATSEVERAIASIQRGAQDSIRMVDDTGGLVENASGLAERSGEALKSIVALVTASSDQVQSIATAAEEQSTTSDHINRTLDEVADMAADVGHRMEDSSVSVKELATLATRLDTLAAG; this is encoded by the coding sequence ATGCGTCTCATATGGAAGCTCTCCATCCCCCAGGTTCTGGTCGTGCTCGTGCTGGGGCTGATCAGCTACCTGACCATCCACGCCTCGTTTTCGGAAATGAAGCAGCGCTACGTCACAGACCTTGTGGATATCCGCTTCAAACGCATTGCGGCAGACGTGGAAACAGGGGCTGCGGCTGCCACCAATCTGGCGGCCATTTTCGCCCGCATCCCGGAAGTGCTGGATGCCTATGCCATTGCGCACAGCGGGAACATGGACGATGAAAACTCCCCCCATTCACAGGCAGCGCGCGAACAGTTGCGCACCGCCCTCGCTCCCATGCTTGACAGCTACAAGGAGTTCGCGGGAGAGGGCATGCAGCTGCACTACCACCTGCCCAACGGACGCAGCCTTGTCCGGCTGTGGCGCGACAAGCAGACCCGCGTGAAAAATGAGTGGGTAGACATCTCAGACGACCTTTCCGGATTCCGGCCCACCGTCATGGATGTGAACCGCAACGGCAGGGCCGTGCAGGGCATAGAGGTGGGCAGCGGCGGCTTTGTGGTGCGCGGTGTTGTTCCCGTGCGCACGGCGCAGGGCAAACACCTCGGCTCGGTGGAAATGCTGCACAACTTCGACGCCATCCTTGCCGCCGCCACAGAGGAAGGCATGAACGAGATGGTGCTCTACATGAACGCCGACCTGCTCCCCGTTGCCACCGCCATGCAGGATACCGCCAAGTTCCCCCATGTGGGCAACTTTGTGCGTGCCACCACGCCGCGTGATGCGGAAATTGAACAGATAGTCACCGCCGACCTGCTCACGCGCGGGCAGAAGGAACGCACCTTCGCCTTCCACGGCTCACTGGCGCTTGCCACCTCTCCCATCACCGACTACCGCGGTGCCCAGATAGGCGTGCTGGTCTGTGCGGTGCGCATGAACGCCCTCACGGCGCTGGCAGCCCGGGCGGATACCACCCTCGCGCTCATGCTGGCGGGCATGGCCCTTGTGCCCATGCTCATCTTGCTGGTGGGTCTGCGCATGCTGGTCACGCGCCCGCTCACTGCCATCAGAACCAAGATTCAGGATATAGCCGAAGACCGCGCAGACCTCTCGGAAAAAATCGTCTGCCGCCAGAAGGACGAAATAGGCGACCTTGCCAACTGGTTCAACACCCTCACCACCAAGCTCGCCTCCATGTTTGACAAGATGGAAGGCTACGTGAATGTGCTGAACACCGTGCCCGACCCCATCTTCGTGGTGGACGAAAACTACAAGATGCTGATGGCCAACAAGGCCACGCTGGACTTCTTGGGCATGAAGGAGTCCGACCTTGCTTCCTGCCGCTGCCATGAACAGTTCGATACCGCCGTCTGCAACACGCCGGGCTGCCCCATTGATCTCGTGAAAAAGCTGGGCAGGAAGGCAGAGGCAGAAATCATTGAACTGAAGCGCGACGGGCAGAGCGTGTTCATCAAACCCTCGGCCAACATGCTCAAGGATTCCAAGGGCAACAAAGTCGGCTACGTGGAAGTGGCCCGAGTGGTGACCGATCTTGTCCATTCAGAACGGGAAGTGAACGATAAGCTCGAGCGCATAGCCAAGGTCAATGCGGCCACCCGCGAGGCAGCGGCGCAGCTTACCGGAACCACCGGCGGACTGACCCGGCAGTTCGACGATGTGCAGAACGCACTGGAACGGCAGCAGAACCGCCTGCACGAGACCGTGGCCGCCATGGAACAGATGAACGCCGCCGTACAGCAGGTTGCCCGCAGTGCCTCAGATGCTGCGGAGCAGTCACAGTCCGCACGCCAGCAGGCACTGGAAGGTGCAGGCATCGTAGAGCAGTCCGTCAGCGCCATCCTGCAGGTGAGCGAGCAGGCTTCCGCCATGAAGGTGTCCATGCATCAGTTGGGCAAGCAGGCAGAAGAAATCGGCGCGGTGCTGGGCGTTATCTCCGACATTGCGGACCAGACCAACCTGCTGGCCCTGAATGCGGCCATAGAAGCCGCCCGCGCGGGCGAGGCAGGACGCGGATTTGCCGTGGTGGCGGACGAGGTGCGCAAGCTGGCGGAAAAGACCATGCAGGCCACCAGCGAGGTGGAAAGAGCCATTGCCTCCATCCAGCGCGGCGCGCAGGACTCCATCCGCATGGTGGACGACACGGGCGGACTGGTAGAAAACGCCAGCGGCCTTGCGGAACGCTCGGGCGAGGCGCTAAAATCCATTGTCGCGCTCGTCACCGCTTCGTCGGATCAGGTGCAGAGCATCGCCACGGCTGCGGAAGAGCAGTCCACCACCAGCGATCACATCAACCGCACGCTGGATGAGGTGGCGGATATGGCGGCCGATGTGGGCCACCGCATGGAAGACTCCTCGGTTTCCGTCAAGGAGCTTGCCACCCTGGCCACCCGGCTGGATACCCTCGCCGCCGGCTAA
- a CDS encoding bacteriohemerythrin → MSIKTRIIASVVLLILISVAMFLGTWVVTSAQKDDGLVINLAGRQRMLSQTIAKDALAYLSTRNTAHRDAMNNAVRVFDASQAALLNGGAAPLTLAQSGPAAKLPAAGEQAAAQLRQVQEAWRSLRDTVEKALAGDVQAGGAIPAQSDAVVAAMNRAVVILQHDAEGRVQGLLIFQAVVAAAGGIALLLILFGLRRDMFGPMDRLRAYSQAVAKGYLDAVPEGDYRHELFSLREDMQVMVGNLKAKMAEADAYGREAQTRAEETQAALEEARTQRETVQTLFDTMSAVANKAQGVSQKVFASVEELSHQIEVVNQGVDVQRDRMTETATAMEQMNGTVYEVAQNASSAAQSAARSKDNAETGAKGVRKAVDSIEKIQQRIMSLKETMGQLGKQADSISQIMTTISDIADQTNLLALNAAIEAARAGEAGRGFAVVADEVRKLAEKTMHATKEVGDAVQRIQSHARENVQAVELAAQDIVVSTEAASESGRFMDEIVHIVDETAMQVSSIATASEEQSAASEQINRAVSEVTRVASETAEGMAVSARALVEISGLVEELDTVIQSLAAGKATGVNTGESDELFTWTNDLSLSIPSIDDQHKRLVHLINSLHKAMKQRRSKNELERIVDELKNYTVTHFKFEEDLFARYGYAETKEHVAQHKKFVDKVLDFEQGLKSGKVTVTMDVMRFLKEWLMKHINGTDRRYSQFLRSKGVR, encoded by the coding sequence ATGTCTATCAAGACAAGAATTATCGCATCCGTTGTGCTGCTGATTCTGATTTCTGTGGCCATGTTTTTGGGGACATGGGTTGTGACTTCTGCGCAGAAGGACGACGGACTGGTCATAAACCTTGCCGGTCGCCAGCGTATGTTGAGCCAGACCATTGCCAAGGACGCGCTGGCGTATCTGTCTACCCGTAACACGGCGCACCGTGACGCCATGAACAACGCCGTGCGTGTGTTTGATGCCTCGCAGGCGGCGCTGCTGAACGGCGGGGCGGCACCGCTCACGCTGGCGCAGTCCGGCCCTGCCGCCAAGCTGCCCGCAGCGGGCGAGCAGGCCGCAGCCCAGTTGCGGCAGGTGCAGGAGGCGTGGCGCAGCCTGCGTGATACGGTGGAAAAGGCCCTTGCCGGAGACGTGCAGGCAGGGGGGGCCATTCCCGCGCAGAGCGATGCGGTGGTGGCGGCCATGAACCGAGCCGTGGTCATTCTGCAGCATGACGCGGAAGGCCGGGTACAGGGCTTGCTGATTTTTCAGGCGGTGGTGGCCGCTGCGGGCGGTATAGCGCTGCTGCTTATCCTGTTCGGGCTGCGCAGGGATATGTTCGGCCCCATGGACAGGCTGCGCGCCTATTCTCAGGCCGTGGCCAAGGGATATCTGGATGCCGTGCCGGAAGGAGACTACCGGCATGAGCTCTTTTCGCTGCGGGAAGACATGCAGGTCATGGTGGGCAACCTGAAAGCCAAGATGGCCGAGGCGGACGCCTATGGCCGGGAGGCCCAGACGCGGGCCGAGGAGACGCAGGCCGCCCTTGAAGAAGCCCGCACCCAGCGCGAAACGGTACAGACGCTGTTTGACACCATGTCTGCCGTGGCCAACAAGGCACAGGGCGTTTCGCAGAAGGTGTTTGCCTCCGTTGAGGAGCTTTCGCACCAGATAGAGGTAGTGAATCAGGGTGTGGACGTGCAGCGCGACCGCATGACGGAAACCGCCACGGCCATGGAACAGATGAACGGCACCGTGTACGAGGTGGCGCAGAACGCCTCCAGCGCGGCGCAGTCTGCCGCTCGCTCCAAGGATAACGCGGAGACGGGCGCGAAGGGCGTGCGCAAGGCTGTGGATTCCATAGAAAAGATTCAGCAGCGCATTATGTCTCTGAAGGAGACCATGGGGCAGCTTGGGAAGCAGGCGGATTCCATCAGCCAGATCATGACCACCATTTCCGACATTGCCGACCAGACAAACCTGCTGGCCTTGAACGCGGCCATAGAAGCCGCCCGCGCGGGCGAGGCAGGGCGAGGGTTTGCCGTGGTGGCGGACGAGGTGCGCAAGCTGGCGGAGAAGACCATGCATGCCACCAAGGAGGTGGGCGATGCCGTGCAGCGCATACAGAGCCACGCCCGTGAAAACGTGCAGGCCGTGGAACTGGCTGCGCAGGATATTGTGGTTTCCACGGAGGCTGCCAGCGAATCCGGCAGGTTTATGGATGAGATTGTGCATATAGTGGATGAGACCGCCATGCAGGTTTCCTCCATTGCCACGGCGTCTGAAGAGCAGTCTGCCGCATCGGAACAGATAAACCGCGCCGTGTCCGAAGTGACGCGGGTTGCCTCTGAGACGGCGGAGGGCATGGCGGTTTCTGCCCGTGCGCTTGTGGAGATTTCCGGGCTGGTGGAAGAACTGGATACGGTTATCCAGTCCCTTGCCGCAGGCAAGGCCACGGGGGTAAATACCGGGGAATCGGACGAGCTGTTTACGTGGACGAACGATCTTTCCCTGAGCATTCCGTCCATTGACGATCAGCACAAGCGGCTGGTGCATCTCATCAACAGCCTGCATAAGGCCATGAAGCAGCGGCGCAGCAAGAACGAGCTTGAGCGCATTGTGGACGAACTGAAGAATTACACCGTTACCCACTTCAAGTTCGAAGAAGACCTCTTTGCCCGCTACGGCTATGCGGAAACCAAGGAGCATGTGGCGCAGCACAAGAAGTTTGTGGACAAGGTGCTGGATTTTGAGCAGGGGCTGAAGTCCGGCAAGGTGACCGTGACCATGGACGTGATGCGGTTCCTGAAGGAATGGCTCATGAAGCACATAAACGGCACCGACCGCCGCTACTCGCAGTTTCTGCGCTCCAAGGGTGTGCGGTAG
- a CDS encoding YifB family Mg chelatase-like AAA ATPase, protein MIARVACAALLGIDAFRVDLEVDLARQGLPAFTMVGLAEGAVREAKERVFAALKNCGHRLPPSRITVNLAPADRRKGGSGYDLPLALALLGAAGVLPQEKLEGWHVVGELSLTGELKPIPGILPMAILARNEGAKGFIVPADNAAEAAVVEGLNVYGVRTLGEVAGFLSGETALSPTISDPADLRCEAALSFLDFSEVKGQEHAKRAIEIAAAGGHNLLFLGPPGSGKTMLAQRIPTVLPPLSFEEALEVTKIYSVADMLGHNQSLMTTRPFRSPHHTISDVGLIGGGAYPRPGEVSLSHRGVLFLDELPEFKKPALEVMRQPLESGSVTISRAAISLTYPADFMLVAAMNPCPCGYQTDDRHACVCSDFQIQRYRARLSGPLLDRIDLHVEVPAVPYEDLRNESPGVTSAQMRTRIEAARRLQSARYEGTPCVTNADLSGRWLEDFCRLGAAEHTFLGKAVNALALSARAYTRILRIARTIADLAEEESIAVPHIAEAINCRTLDRQHAA, encoded by the coding sequence ATGATTGCCAGAGTTGCCTGTGCCGCCCTGTTGGGCATAGACGCCTTCCGGGTGGATTTGGAAGTGGACCTCGCGCGGCAAGGATTGCCCGCCTTCACCATGGTCGGCCTTGCAGAAGGAGCCGTGCGCGAAGCCAAGGAACGTGTCTTTGCCGCCCTGAAAAACTGCGGCCACAGACTGCCTCCTTCACGCATCACCGTAAACCTTGCCCCGGCAGACAGACGCAAGGGAGGCAGCGGCTACGACCTCCCCCTCGCACTCGCCCTGCTCGGTGCCGCAGGCGTGCTCCCGCAGGAAAAGCTGGAAGGCTGGCACGTGGTGGGCGAACTCTCGCTTACCGGAGAACTCAAGCCCATTCCCGGCATCCTGCCCATGGCCATCCTTGCCCGCAACGAAGGGGCAAAGGGATTCATCGTTCCGGCGGATAATGCCGCCGAAGCCGCGGTGGTGGAAGGCCTGAACGTCTACGGCGTCCGCACGCTGGGCGAGGTGGCGGGCTTTCTTTCCGGCGAAACGGCCCTCTCCCCCACAATTTCAGACCCCGCCGACCTGCGCTGCGAAGCCGCACTGAGCTTTCTGGACTTCTCCGAGGTCAAAGGGCAGGAACACGCCAAACGCGCCATAGAAATAGCCGCGGCAGGCGGCCACAACTTACTGTTCCTCGGCCCTCCCGGCAGCGGCAAGACCATGCTCGCCCAGCGCATCCCCACGGTGCTGCCCCCGCTCTCTTTCGAAGAGGCGCTGGAAGTCACCAAGATTTACTCCGTGGCAGATATGCTGGGGCACAACCAGTCGCTCATGACCACCCGCCCCTTCCGCTCGCCGCACCACACCATTTCCGATGTGGGCCTCATCGGCGGCGGAGCCTACCCGCGTCCCGGCGAGGTCTCGCTCTCCCACCGCGGGGTGCTGTTTCTGGACGAACTGCCGGAATTCAAAAAGCCCGCGCTGGAGGTCATGCGCCAGCCGCTGGAATCCGGCAGCGTCACCATTTCCCGTGCGGCCATCTCCCTCACCTACCCGGCAGACTTCATGCTGGTCGCCGCCATGAACCCCTGCCCCTGCGGCTACCAGACCGATGACCGCCACGCCTGCGTGTGCAGCGACTTCCAGATACAGCGCTACCGCGCGCGTCTTTCCGGCCCGCTTCTCGACCGCATAGACCTGCATGTGGAAGTGCCCGCCGTACCCTACGAAGACCTGCGCAACGAAAGCCCCGGCGTAACCTCCGCCCAGATGCGCACCCGCATAGAAGCCGCGCGCCGTCTGCAATCAGCCCGGTATGAGGGCACTCCCTGCGTGACCAATGCAGACCTCTCCGGCAGATGGCTGGAAGATTTCTGCCGTCTGGGCGCGGCAGAGCACACCTTTCTGGGCAAGGCGGTCAACGCCCTCGCCCTGTCCGCCCGCGCCTACACCCGCATTCTGCGCATCGCCCGCACCATAGCGGACCTTGCGGAAGAAGAATCCATCGCCGTTCCCCACATAGCGGAAGCCATAAACTGCCGCACGCTGGACAGGCAACACGCCGCCTGA
- the lepB gene encoding signal peptidase I, translating to MNPKSGIAEYFEALFVAILLALFIRSFIVQAFTIPSGSMLQTLQIGDYLLVNKFTYGIRLPLAVKETNPSGNSWWSRHSFVLGSEIVKMNDPQRGEIVVFEYPKDPSIHYIKRVVGLPGDTVEVRDKKLYVNGELQDEPYVQYVRSFPGPGDDFGPEVVPDGKYFCLGDNRDESYDSRFWGFVDRSAIVGKAFILYWSMDGISSIRWDRIGRSVHDL from the coding sequence ATAAATCCGAAAAGCGGCATTGCGGAATACTTTGAGGCGCTGTTTGTAGCCATTCTGCTGGCCCTGTTCATCCGCTCGTTTATTGTGCAGGCCTTTACCATTCCTTCCGGGTCCATGCTCCAGACGTTGCAGATAGGTGACTACCTGCTGGTGAACAAGTTTACTTACGGCATTAGGCTGCCGCTGGCCGTGAAGGAGACCAATCCTTCCGGCAATTCGTGGTGGTCGCGCCATTCGTTTGTGCTCGGGTCGGAGATTGTGAAGATGAACGACCCCCAGCGGGGCGAAATAGTGGTGTTTGAGTATCCCAAGGACCCGTCCATCCACTATATCAAGCGGGTGGTGGGACTGCCCGGCGATACGGTGGAGGTGCGCGACAAGAAGCTGTATGTGAACGGCGAGTTGCAGGATGAGCCGTATGTGCAGTATGTGCGCAGTTTTCCCGGTCCCGGTGACGACTTTGGGCCGGAAGTGGTGCCGGACGGCAAGTATTTCTGCCTTGGTGACAACCGCGATGAATCGTATGATTCCCGCTTCTGGGGATTTGTGGATCGTTCTGCCATTGTGGGCAAGGCGTTCATTCTTTACTGGTCCATGGACGGCATAAGCTCCATACGCTGGGACCGCATAGGCAGGTCTGTGCACGATCTGTAA
- the lepA gene encoding translation elongation factor 4: MAKQEHIRNFSIIAHIDHGKSTLADRILDITGLVEARDKREQYLDRMDIERERGITIKAQAVRIPYKAKNGNEYILNLIDTPGHVDFGYEVSRSLAACEGALLVVDASQGVEAQTLANVYLALDHDLEVIPVLNKIDLASAEIDRVKTEIEEVIGLDTTNALGVSAKTGLNVEQVLEAIVERLPAPEGEPDAPLKALIFDSWYDSYQGVVIMFRIMDGTVRKGDKIRLMATGKDYEVTKLGAFSPEMKEMKSLSAGEVGYLCATIKELGDAKVGDTVTLVSNPAAEAVPGFKVVKPMVFCGLYPSDANEYEPLKYALEKLQLNDAAFSYEPETSQALGFGFRCGFLGLLHMEIIQERLEREFNVDLIATAPSVIYKVKTVDGKTMDVDSPAKLPDPTKIDTLFEPFVRCEIHVPDEYVGNVLKLCEEKRGVQKDLKYLTTNRVIITYELPFAEIVYDFFDKLKSYTRGYASMDYEIIDYRSSNLVKLDMLINGEAVDALSIIVHRDKAQYHGRAVALKLKSTIPRQMFEVVIQAAIGTKVIARERNAPLRKNVTAKCYGGDITRKRKLLEKQKEGKKRMKRMGNVELPQEAFLAALKVGED; the protein is encoded by the coding sequence ATGGCGAAACAGGAACACATACGCAATTTCAGCATCATAGCGCACATAGACCATGGAAAGTCCACCCTTGCGGACCGCATTCTGGACATCACCGGCCTTGTGGAGGCCCGTGACAAGCGGGAGCAGTATCTGGACCGCATGGACATAGAGCGCGAGCGCGGCATTACCATCAAGGCGCAGGCGGTGCGCATTCCCTACAAGGCGAAGAACGGTAACGAGTATATTCTCAACCTCATCGACACGCCCGGCCATGTGGACTTCGGGTATGAGGTTTCCCGTTCGCTGGCGGCGTGCGAAGGCGCGCTGCTGGTGGTGGACGCCTCGCAGGGGGTGGAAGCGCAGACGCTTGCCAACGTGTATCTTGCGCTGGACCACGACCTTGAGGTCATTCCCGTGCTGAACAAGATTGACCTTGCCAGCGCGGAAATTGACCGGGTGAAGACCGAGATTGAGGAAGTTATAGGGCTGGACACCACCAACGCCCTTGGCGTGAGTGCCAAGACCGGCCTGAACGTGGAGCAGGTGCTGGAAGCCATTGTGGAGCGGCTGCCCGCGCCCGAGGGTGAGCCGGATGCGCCGCTCAAGGCGCTGATATTCGATTCGTGGTACGATTCCTATCAGGGCGTGGTCATCATGTTCCGCATCATGGACGGCACCGTGCGCAAGGGGGACAAGATTCGCCTTATGGCCACGGGCAAGGACTACGAGGTGACCAAGCTGGGTGCCTTCAGCCCGGAAATGAAGGAGATGAAGAGTCTTTCTGCGGGCGAGGTGGGCTATCTGTGCGCCACCATCAAGGAACTGGGCGATGCCAAGGTGGGCGATACCGTCACGCTGGTGAGCAATCCTGCCGCAGAGGCTGTTCCCGGCTTCAAGGTGGTGAAGCCCATGGTCTTTTGCGGGTTGTACCCCTCGGACGCCAACGAATACGAGCCGCTAAAGTATGCGCTGGAAAAGCTGCAGCTCAACGACGCCGCCTTCTCCTACGAGCCGGAAACATCGCAGGCGCTGGGATTCGGCTTCCGCTGCGGATTTCTGGGGCTGCTGCATATGGAGATCATTCAGGAGCGGCTGGAGCGCGAATTCAACGTGGACCTTATCGCCACCGCGCCTTCCGTTATCTACAAGGTGAAGACCGTGGACGGCAAGACCATGGACGTGGACAGCCCCGCCAAGCTGCCGGACCCCACCAAGATAGACACCCTGTTCGAGCCCTTTGTGCGCTGCGAGATTCACGTGCCGGACGAGTACGTGGGTAACGTGCTTAAGCTGTGCGAAGAAAAGCGCGGCGTTCAGAAGGACCTGAAGTATCTGACCACCAACCGGGTTATCATTACCTACGAGCTGCCCTTTGCGGAAATAGTGTATGATTTCTTTGACAAACTGAAATCGTACACGCGCGGGTACGCTTCTATGGACTACGAGATCATAGACTACCGTTCCTCCAACCTTGTGAAGCTGGATATGCTCATCAACGGCGAAGCCGTGGACGCGCTCTCCATCATTGTTCACCGCGACAAGGCCCAGTACCATGGGCGTGCCGTGGCGCTGAAGCTGAAGAGCACCATTCCCCGGCAGATGTTCGAGGTGGTGATTCAGGCAGCCATTGGCACCAAGGTTATTGCGCGGGAACGCAACGCCCCGCTGCGCAAGAACGTGACCGCCAAATGCTATGGCGGTGACATTACACGTAAGCGCAAGCTGCTGGAAAAGCAGAAAGAAGGCAAAAAGCGCATGAAGCGCATGGGCAACGTGGAGCTTCCGCAGGAGGCATTTCTCGCCGCCCTCAAGGTGGGAGAGGACTAG
- a CDS encoding radical SAM/SPASM family putative metalloenzyme maturase, translating into MTSADAELFDTGQYPERLYVETTTRCNLRCTMCMKHTQGNCLEDADMSFETFARLDSVLPHVRALLLNGIGEPLLHPDLVEMVARARSRMPAGAWIGFQSNGLMLTAGLAADLLRAGLDTMCLSVDSIALRERDTLHGGGNTPGLERAFRLLREARENTGRKDFRIGAEFVIMRKNLHELPDVVRWAGEQGASFLLASHVLSYDVHAAEESVFTPDTPQARALYGRWRDAAAAQGLNLAEYYAIFRRFHRTEEEKRLVALVQAMQQEASEQGIYLHLKRLIEREARADTLLHEEVAAVFDRAREAGEECGVEVRLPAVSTRAERRCDFVEDGSVFITSDGGVHPCYFLWHAYSCHLDGQRKIVRPQRFGSVREQPLEDIWRSAEYSRFRQEVCAYDYPDCSSCTMGPCDDMTGEMGPFEADCHGVTVPCGHCPWCLGGLQCLL; encoded by the coding sequence ATGACTTCTGCGGACGCAGAATTGTTTGATACCGGGCAGTATCCCGAACGGCTGTATGTGGAGACAACCACCCGCTGCAACCTGCGTTGCACCATGTGCATGAAGCACACGCAGGGCAACTGCCTGGAAGACGCCGACATGAGCTTTGAGACGTTTGCGCGGCTGGATTCCGTGCTGCCGCATGTGCGTGCCCTGCTGCTCAACGGCATAGGCGAGCCGCTGCTGCATCCCGATTTGGTTGAGATGGTGGCCCGTGCGCGCAGCCGTATGCCCGCCGGTGCGTGGATAGGGTTTCAGTCCAACGGGCTGATGCTGACTGCCGGACTTGCCGCGGACCTGTTGCGGGCGGGGCTGGACACCATGTGTCTTTCGGTGGATTCCATTGCCCTGCGGGAGCGGGATACGCTGCACGGGGGCGGCAATACGCCGGGGCTTGAGCGTGCTTTCCGCCTGCTGCGCGAAGCGCGCGAGAACACGGGCAGGAAGGATTTTCGCATCGGGGCGGAGTTTGTCATCATGCGCAAGAACCTGCATGAGCTGCCTGACGTGGTGCGCTGGGCAGGGGAGCAGGGGGCATCGTTTCTGCTTGCCAGCCATGTGCTATCCTATGACGTCCACGCTGCGGAGGAATCTGTTTTTACGCCGGATACGCCGCAAGCCCGCGCCCTGTATGGCCGCTGGCGGGATGCTGCGGCAGCGCAGGGGCTGAACCTTGCCGAGTATTATGCCATTTTCCGCCGTTTTCACCGTACCGAAGAGGAAAAGCGGTTGGTGGCGCTGGTGCAGGCAATGCAGCAGGAGGCCAGCGAACAGGGGATATATCTGCATCTGAAGCGCCTTATAGAGCGTGAGGCGCGGGCGGACACCTTGCTCCATGAAGAGGTGGCGGCGGTGTTTGACCGGGCGCGCGAAGCCGGGGAAGAATGCGGCGTGGAGGTGCGGCTGCCCGCTGTTTCCACCCGGGCGGAGCGGCGATGCGATTTTGTGGAGGACGGCAGCGTCTTCATTACCTCCGACGGGGGCGTGCATCCCTGCTATTTTTTATGGCACGCCTATTCCTGCCATCTGGACGGGCAGCGCAAGATTGTGCGGCCCCAGCGGTTCGGTTCCGTGCGGGAGCAGCCGCTGGAAGATATCTGGCGGTCGGCGGAGTACAGTCGTTTTCGGCAGGAGGTGTGCGCGTATGACTACCCGGACTGCTCCTCCTGCACGATGGGGCCGTGCGACGACATGACCGGCGAGATGGGCCCCTTTGAGGCGGACTGCCACGGAGTGACCGTGCCCTGCGGGCATTGCCCGTGGTGTCTTGGCGGGTTGCAGTGCCTGTTGTGA